The following are from one region of the Salinirussus salinus genome:
- a CDS encoding ABC transporter substrate-binding protein: MVHSGAPKHTKVITMVKDELTRRRALQTLGATGTLGLTGISGCVGLGGSGGSGGDGGTITIGELNPLSGQASVYGQPEHQGLMVGVEDRGEFEVDGSTYSFEVTSTDDQCTNQEGVNIIRRYTQQEGIRFIAGSLCSNVNQAVASIVDQENVLQFIHGSWAQALSYGRDNVFRNSYTGAQTDPAFVELAQSEGWDKVAMIGDEKHPSILDSHERLAEALPEAGIEVEVIWYERGQEDYSTQVQRASSFEPDALEVAGYTGDVYSAISQAIDLGMDVPIVELSNSSEGAIRGAVDDISKYEGVMPLGAALSPAIAESGHEPGENFVDKVQDEFGSDVPWHVGGAHYDMVFALSTAMQNAGTVEDIDAIREELLNLTIDEALSDAPIGGPAQLYTPVPEERLYDDHGQSWFPSLLRQWQDGDLNVIDTVELSSVPAYPESLTE; this comes from the coding sequence ATGGTACACAGCGGCGCGCCAAAGCATACCAAGGTCATAACTATGGTTAAAGATGAACTCACCCGGCGGCGGGCACTGCAGACGCTCGGCGCCACTGGCACGCTCGGACTGACAGGGATCTCTGGATGCGTTGGACTTGGAGGCAGTGGGGGCTCCGGTGGGGATGGTGGAACGATCACCATCGGAGAGCTGAATCCCCTCTCAGGCCAGGCATCAGTGTATGGGCAACCGGAACATCAAGGGCTCATGGTCGGAGTCGAGGACCGTGGTGAATTCGAGGTTGACGGGTCCACATACAGCTTTGAGGTGACTTCGACTGACGACCAGTGTACGAACCAGGAAGGCGTCAACATTATCAGGAGATATACACAGCAGGAAGGAATTCGCTTCATCGCTGGGTCACTGTGTAGTAACGTTAACCAAGCAGTGGCCTCAATTGTTGACCAGGAAAACGTTTTACAGTTCATCCACGGTTCATGGGCGCAGGCACTATCATATGGCCGTGATAACGTCTTCCGCAACTCCTATACTGGGGCCCAAACTGATCCCGCGTTCGTTGAATTAGCCCAGTCCGAAGGCTGGGATAAGGTTGCCATGATTGGGGACGAAAAACACCCCTCGATTCTCGACAGCCATGAGCGGCTCGCAGAAGCGCTCCCGGAGGCTGGTATTGAGGTCGAGGTCATCTGGTATGAACGAGGGCAGGAAGACTATTCCACACAAGTTCAGCGTGCCAGCTCGTTTGAACCAGATGCACTGGAGGTCGCTGGGTATACCGGAGACGTCTACTCCGCAATCAGCCAGGCAATCGACCTCGGCATGGATGTCCCGATCGTCGAACTATCGAACTCATCCGAAGGGGCAATCCGGGGTGCTGTCGATGATATTAGCAAGTACGAAGGGGTGATGCCTCTGGGCGCTGCCCTGTCACCGGCTATCGCTGAGTCCGGGCATGAACCGGGGGAAAACTTCGTCGACAAGGTTCAAGACGAATTCGGCAGCGATGTCCCGTGGCACGTTGGCGGCGCTCATTATGACATGGTGTTTGCGCTCTCGACGGCCATGCAGAACGCTGGAACTGTTGAAGATATTGACGCCATTCGGGAAGAGCTACTGAATCTGACCATCGACGAGGCACTGAGTGACGCGCCAATCGGTGGGCCGGCGCAACTGTATACGCCAGTCCCCGAAGAACGTCTCTACGACGACCACGGCCAATCATGGTTCCCGAGTCTGCTCCGACAATGGCAGGATGGGGACCTCAACGTGATCGACACTGTTGAACTCTCGTCTGTGCCTGCTTACCCAGAGTCACTGACTGAATAG
- a CDS encoding branched-chain amino acid ABC transporter permease translates to MVAETLSYLFQLVFNGMVNGSLYVLIALGLTLMFGVFGIPNFAHGQVYMIGAYVTWLAAGIGASFWLAVLAAVLTTAALGVAMDRATYAPVKARTGGGISLLLVAFALYELLGGTAELLWGPTGRSIQFPITGRAEVFGLVLTYDRIFIIVSTLLFILGIHLLVQRTKFGKALRALSQDEEKATTLGINSTRISVMTFAIGSGLAGVAGAFIGAIYGLNPYMGLEPVLKAFVIVVVGGMGSVVGAIFGGYLLGIGEAITTGYLQSEFSTVLTFALLYVLLLVRPHGIFGEPEER, encoded by the coding sequence ATGGTTGCAGAAACACTGTCGTACTTGTTTCAGTTGGTATTCAACGGGATGGTCAACGGTAGCCTCTACGTCCTCATCGCGCTTGGCCTCACCCTCATGTTCGGCGTGTTTGGGATCCCGAACTTCGCCCACGGCCAGGTGTACATGATCGGGGCTTACGTTACGTGGTTAGCGGCGGGCATTGGAGCCTCTTTCTGGCTTGCTGTCTTGGCAGCGGTGTTAACGACTGCTGCTCTCGGCGTAGCGATGGATCGGGCAACCTATGCTCCAGTCAAAGCCCGAACTGGCGGTGGAATCTCTCTCTTATTGGTCGCATTCGCGTTATATGAACTGTTAGGTGGGACTGCAGAATTGCTCTGGGGTCCAACCGGTCGGAGCATCCAGTTCCCGATTACCGGACGAGCAGAGGTCTTCGGGCTGGTTCTGACCTATGACCGGATCTTCATCATCGTGTCCACACTCCTCTTCATCCTCGGGATCCATCTGCTGGTCCAGCGGACGAAGTTCGGAAAAGCACTTCGGGCACTGAGTCAGGATGAAGAGAAGGCCACGACGTTGGGGATCAACAGCACTCGGATCTCCGTGATGACATTCGCGATCGGAAGTGGTCTTGCCGGGGTCGCTGGTGCCTTCATCGGTGCAATTTACGGATTAAACCCGTATATGGGACTGGAGCCGGTTCTGAAGGCATTTGTCATCGTCGTCGTCGGCGGGATGGGTAGCGTCGTCGGTGCGATTTTCGGCGGCTACCTCCTTGGGATCGGCGAGGCAATTACGACTGGGTACCTGCAAAGTGAATTCTCGACAGTGCTGACGTTCGCGCTGCTGTACGTGTTGCTGCTTGTTCGCCCGCACGGTATCTTTGGTGAACCGGAGGAGCGATAA
- a CDS encoding branched-chain amino acid ABC transporter permease, with translation MSAATTSRLTSAFSFTRAVVWATLIFLAAIPLLFMNGLATGYTLHIFILVLVYSLLATSLNLLVGYTGPESFAHGALFGIGGYATGILALEFGVPVFAGILLGALAAVAAAFFISLPSLRLKGIYFAILTIAFQVIYQDSLLIFSDITGGINGLAGVPSIPGVFGLDSAVVDYYVVMIACVGSIYLLYRIINSGLGDTFKMIKQDEEVAKHLGYNTTRYKILSFVISAFFAGLAGGLFAQHNAFVGLTLSNLFISFQIFVFVIVGGAGYFWGPIVAAVFITYLEELLSLASVYSRVLTALMLLIVIVSIPNGIASISWREHIHSAGHRVGLLSKANRDDPNA, from the coding sequence ATGAGTGCAGCAACCACCAGCCGCCTGACATCCGCGTTCTCGTTCACCAGGGCCGTTGTCTGGGCGACGCTGATTTTCCTCGCTGCGATTCCACTCCTGTTCATGAACGGATTGGCAACCGGGTACACCCTTCACATCTTCATTCTCGTCTTGGTGTACAGCCTGCTTGCGACGTCGCTGAACCTCTTGGTCGGCTATACCGGTCCGGAATCATTCGCACACGGAGCGCTGTTTGGCATTGGCGGATACGCCACCGGGATCCTCGCACTCGAGTTCGGGGTACCAGTCTTTGCCGGGATTTTGCTAGGCGCTCTGGCGGCAGTCGCAGCTGCCTTCTTCATTTCACTCCCCAGCCTTCGATTGAAGGGGATCTATTTCGCAATCCTCACCATTGCTTTCCAGGTCATCTATCAGGATTCGCTATTGATATTCTCCGACATCACTGGCGGGATTAATGGATTGGCTGGAGTGCCATCTATCCCCGGTGTGTTTGGGCTTGACTCAGCCGTCGTTGACTACTACGTCGTGATGATTGCGTGCGTCGGCTCAATCTACCTGCTCTACCGGATTATTAATTCGGGACTCGGCGACACATTCAAGATGATCAAACAAGACGAGGAAGTCGCAAAGCACCTCGGATACAACACGACTCGGTACAAAATCCTCTCATTCGTGATATCGGCGTTCTTTGCTGGGTTAGCCGGCGGGCTCTTTGCACAGCACAATGCCTTCGTCGGATTGACCCTGTCAAACCTCTTCATTTCATTCCAAATCTTCGTCTTCGTCATTGTTGGTGGAGCTGGATACTTCTGGGGCCCGATCGTTGCGGCTGTCTTTATCACATATCTTGAAGAATTGTTATCCCTCGCATCCGTCTATTCGCGCGTGCTCACGGCGCTTATGTTGCTCATTGTGATTGTATCAATACCGAATGGTATTGCAAGTATATCGTGGCGTGAACATATCCATTCGGCCGGCCATCGCGTCGGTCTTCTATCGAAAGCTAATAGGGATGATCCAAATGCTTAG
- a CDS encoding ABC transporter ATP-binding protein, with amino-acid sequence MLRLENVRKSFGAIEALDDVSLSVDNGSINGLIGPNGAGKTVLFNVITGRYKPDSGHIYFKDTDVTSKPTYERARMGIARGFQELRLFPEQSVIENLMIAAQPKPIRHNIKTVFSNRQSDDIREQAEAILTELEIHDKKDITAGEMSFGQQKLVQFGMLLMVEPELIMLDEIMAGVNPNLTERMKEYVREYNDRGTTFLIVEHDVPSIMELCDQVTVLNSGRRLTTGTPAEIRENEEVIEAYLG; translated from the coding sequence ATGCTTAGGCTAGAAAATGTGCGTAAATCGTTTGGCGCGATCGAGGCGCTGGACGACGTGAGTCTGTCGGTTGACAACGGTTCAATCAACGGTCTTATTGGTCCGAATGGTGCTGGTAAGACAGTCCTCTTCAATGTCATCACTGGTCGCTACAAACCTGATTCTGGCCACATATATTTCAAAGATACAGATGTAACTAGCAAACCGACATATGAGCGTGCACGTATGGGCATCGCCCGTGGATTCCAAGAGCTTCGACTCTTCCCGGAACAATCAGTTATCGAGAATCTGATGATTGCTGCCCAACCAAAACCTATCCGCCATAATATCAAGACGGTGTTCTCGAATCGACAAAGCGATGACATCCGGGAGCAAGCAGAAGCTATTCTGACGGAGCTTGAGATCCACGATAAAAAAGACATCACCGCCGGCGAAATGTCGTTCGGGCAGCAGAAGCTGGTTCAATTTGGGATGTTACTCATGGTTGAACCAGAATTGATTATGCTTGATGAGATCATGGCCGGCGTGAACCCAAACCTCACAGAGAGAATGAAAGAGTACGTAAGAGAGTACAATGACCGGGGGACGACGTTTCTGATCGTCGAACACGACGTCCCATCGATAATGGAGTTGTGTGATCAAGTGACGGTGCTCAATTCAGGCCGGCGTCTTACTACGGGTACACCGGCTGAAATCCGTGAAAACGAGGAGGTTATCGAGGCCTACCTCGGGTGA
- a CDS encoding ABC transporter ATP-binding protein, giving the protein MLELENIHTGYGPIKVLNGVDLEVGDSEITGIIGPNGAGKSTCFKAIFGLIDTWEGDIRFHGESITEMRSDLILKKGICYVMQGRHIFPKLTVRENLEMGGYSLESSEEIEENIESVYETFPALREKSSAQARLLSGGQQKMLELGMALMVDPDLLLLDEPSLGLAPAIRSDMFDIITDLTEKEDLSILAIEQNIRELLEIADRAYVLEQGSVRMSGGGQELLHNEEVIDLYLGAVAQG; this is encoded by the coding sequence ATGCTAGAACTAGAAAATATCCACACAGGTTACGGGCCAATCAAAGTCCTCAACGGCGTCGATCTTGAGGTCGGTGACTCCGAAATAACTGGGATTATTGGCCCGAACGGTGCCGGGAAGTCCACCTGCTTCAAAGCAATCTTCGGACTGATCGATACGTGGGAGGGCGATATCCGCTTCCACGGTGAGTCGATCACGGAGATGCGCTCGGACCTGATCCTCAAAAAGGGGATCTGCTATGTCATGCAAGGCCGTCATATCTTCCCGAAACTCACTGTCAGGGAAAATCTCGAAATGGGTGGGTATTCACTGGAGAGCTCCGAGGAGATCGAGGAGAATATCGAGTCGGTTTATGAGACCTTTCCAGCGCTCCGTGAGAAAAGCTCAGCCCAAGCTCGGTTGCTGAGTGGTGGTCAACAGAAGATGTTAGAGTTGGGGATGGCGTTGATGGTCGATCCTGATCTGTTGCTACTGGACGAACCATCCCTGGGGCTAGCACCCGCAATCCGGTCAGACATGTTCGATATCATTACCGACTTGACGGAGAAAGAGGACCTCTCTATCCTGGCGATTGAGCAAAATATCCGAGAGCTGCTCGAGATTGCCGACCGCGCATATGTTCTGGAGCAGGGATCTGTGAGAATGTCCGGCGGTGGCCAGGAATTGTTGCACAACGAGGAAGTGATCGACCTCTACCTCGGAGCCGTCGCCCAGGGCTAA
- a CDS encoding VOC family protein: MVIIAAEPVLLALGCDKLADGTVEGRFRWVYYTLGGASRLELIEPVADGSFLTKFLDEEGPGLHHVTLEVGDIDTVIKTLEAQGISVIDYKEFEGWTEAFVSPQNPTGALFQLMEYHERYTEELDRPADDLFIGGHRVDK, from the coding sequence ATTGTTATCATTGCAGCCGAGCCAGTACTGTTGGCTTTGGGCTGTGACAAGCTTGCTGATGGCACCGTCGAGGGTCGGTTCCGCTGGGTGTACTACACGCTAGGTGGTGCCTCACGACTCGAATTGATCGAGCCTGTGGCCGATGGGTCGTTTCTCACAAAATTCCTCGACGAGGAAGGACCCGGACTTCACCACGTCACCCTCGAAGTGGGAGATATCGACACGGTTATCAAGACTCTCGAAGCCCAGGGCATCAGCGTAATCGACTACAAAGAATTCGAGGGCTGGACAGAGGCATTCGTCTCGCCCCAAAATCCCACCGGAGCGCTCTTCCAGTTGATGGAATACCACGAGCGTTACACTGAGGAGCTCGATAGACCCGCAGATGATCTGTTCATTGGTGGCCACCGAGTCGATAAGTAA
- a CDS encoding FAD-dependent oxidoreductase yields the protein MECTIIGGGVQGLSTGVLLQYLGHDTTLVSDSVAYIDGPDIPTVCTDYAAASVYPVQVESEYSEDDLIRQAEATFEPFYEADGVPVRKHRHYYVYEEEHPEPNPARMNVQDATAYDGDIPSRSGHAIRGGYVCKEYFVEMPEYIPQLYDAYLALGGEVERRTVTPDELDAFRGQTVFNCSGYGSRELFGDESMKAVKGHILQVPYDGQEPLPFSYTYTPTDYTHYAYMYPRKDTVLFGGSYLMGDMHDGEWTGESPEQPMTIDGETIPERLYTVNKDIMSDYVDVDRDAIRAKHGFRPYRTKGMRIEKDGNVIHNYGHGGSGVSMSWWSVLRTVGYIEDVGEDVLPELAATIGETATA from the coding sequence ATGGAGTGTACAATCATAGGCGGCGGTGTGCAGGGATTGTCAACAGGCGTACTTCTCCAGTATTTGGGTCATGATACGACGCTGGTCAGCGACTCGGTCGCATACATCGACGGCCCGGATATTCCGACCGTCTGCACGGACTACGCTGCTGCGTCGGTCTACCCGGTCCAGGTGGAATCGGAGTATTCCGAAGACGACCTCATCAGACAGGCCGAGGCGACGTTCGAGCCGTTCTATGAGGCAGACGGGGTTCCGGTGCGGAAACACAGACACTACTACGTGTACGAAGAGGAGCACCCCGAACCCAATCCAGCACGCATGAACGTTCAGGACGCAACGGCCTACGACGGCGACATCCCGTCCCGTTCTGGCCACGCGATCCGTGGCGGCTACGTCTGCAAGGAGTATTTCGTCGAGATGCCGGAGTACATCCCACAGTTGTACGACGCGTACCTCGCGCTGGGCGGTGAAGTCGAACGGCGGACCGTCACGCCCGACGAACTGGACGCGTTTCGAGGACAGACGGTTTTCAATTGCTCGGGGTACGGCAGCAGAGAACTGTTCGGCGATGAGTCGATGAAGGCCGTCAAGGGCCACATCCTCCAGGTGCCGTACGACGGACAGGAACCGCTCCCGTTCTCGTACACGTACACGCCGACGGACTATACCCACTATGCGTACATGTACCCCCGGAAGGACACCGTCCTCTTTGGCGGGTCCTACTTGATGGGGGACATGCACGATGGCGAGTGGACAGGTGAATCCCCGGAGCAGCCCATGACGATCGACGGTGAGACGATCCCGGAACGTCTGTACACGGTCAACAAAGACATCATGAGCGACTATGTCGACGTCGACAGGGACGCGATCAGAGCCAAGCACGGGTTCAGGCCCTATCGGACCAAGGGGATGCGGATCGAAAAGGACGGCAACGTCATCCACAATTACGGTCACGGCGGGAGCGGCGTCTCGATGTCGTGGTGGTCCGTTCTCAGGACAGTCGGGTACATCGAAGACGTCGGGGAGGACGTCTTACCTGAACTCGCCGCTACGATCGGGGAGACAGCGACCGCCTGA
- a CDS encoding nucleotidyltransferase family protein, translated as MAGIVLAAGTSSRFGEQNKLLATLDGKAVVRRAVEAVCEVLSDVVVVLGYEAAAVRSEVDDCRVSFVENEAYAAGQASSVRCGIEAVGPSVDGALFALGDMPDVRPSTIDLLVDAFGAGTGDPVVAAFEGQRGNPVVFGRQYFQRLATTSGDTGGRAIIKSAPDTALVATGDPGVRKDIDTRADL; from the coding sequence GTGGCAGGTATTGTCCTGGCGGCCGGCACGAGTTCGCGGTTCGGAGAGCAGAACAAGCTCCTCGCGACGCTCGACGGGAAAGCGGTGGTCCGGCGTGCCGTCGAAGCGGTCTGCGAGGTGCTCTCGGACGTCGTGGTCGTGCTGGGCTATGAGGCTGCTGCCGTCCGGTCCGAAGTTGACGACTGTCGAGTTTCGTTCGTCGAGAACGAGGCGTACGCCGCCGGCCAGGCGAGTTCCGTTCGGTGTGGTATCGAGGCGGTGGGGCCGTCGGTCGACGGGGCGCTCTTTGCGCTGGGCGATATGCCCGACGTGCGACCCTCGACCATCGACCTGCTCGTCGACGCCTTCGGTGCCGGTACAGGTGACCCCGTGGTCGCTGCGTTCGAGGGACAGCGAGGAAATCCCGTGGTATTCGGCCGGCAGTATTTCCAGCGCCTGGCCACCACTTCGGGGGATACCGGTGGACGAGCGATAATCAAGTCAGCGCCGGACACGGCGCTGGTCGCCACCGGAGACCCGGGTGTTCGGAAGGACATCGATACTCGGGCGGATTTGTGA
- a CDS encoding XdhC family protein, with product MDLKDGTADWSLSGPAVLRRMAEALDAGTPAAVATVVAVEGNAYRRPGAKMLLTGDGTAGSVTAGCLESEVEDIAAAVRKSGQSRVERFDLTDDEQWGLGLGCNGVIDLLVEPLDDRFGPLLDGYRAGDDGLAVTAVGSDAPAVSVGERGYAPDGDLAAVENVPDWLCDAVGQQGREVLDHGRARTVTVSAPGGGDCRVFLDPVLTPPSLYIFGSGIDIRPVTELATRAGFSVTVVPFRGGRATEEAFPRADRVVSASAPRLDESLAFDTDTYAVVMSHNAVDDRLAVEALLETPVPYIGLMGPEDRFREIIDALATEGRTLTDAELERVYTPIGLDLGGGEPYQIAVSIVSEVLAVHNGRAPGHLRDRGAPIHDRSGPTG from the coding sequence ATGGATCTGAAGGACGGAACCGCTGACTGGAGTCTGTCCGGACCGGCAGTCCTTCGGCGGATGGCCGAGGCGCTGGACGCGGGCACGCCCGCAGCCGTTGCGACCGTCGTTGCCGTCGAGGGGAACGCCTACCGGCGTCCCGGGGCGAAGATGCTGTTGACCGGGGACGGGACTGCCGGGAGTGTCACTGCGGGCTGTCTCGAGTCGGAGGTCGAGGACATCGCAGCTGCCGTCCGGAAGTCGGGGCAATCCCGGGTGGAGCGGTTCGACCTCACTGACGACGAGCAGTGGGGACTGGGACTCGGGTGTAACGGTGTCATCGACCTCCTGGTAGAGCCACTCGACGACCGGTTTGGACCACTCCTGGATGGGTACCGGGCCGGCGACGACGGCCTCGCGGTGACGGCCGTCGGGAGCGATGCCCCGGCGGTGTCGGTCGGCGAGCGAGGATATGCCCCCGACGGTGACCTCGCGGCGGTCGAGAACGTCCCGGACTGGCTGTGTGACGCCGTCGGCCAGCAAGGACGGGAGGTTCTCGACCACGGACGCGCCAGGACGGTTACGGTTTCGGCCCCCGGGGGTGGCGACTGTCGGGTCTTCCTCGACCCAGTGTTGACCCCGCCGTCGCTCTACATATTCGGGAGCGGGATCGACATCCGCCCCGTCACCGAGCTCGCCACCCGGGCAGGGTTCAGCGTCACGGTCGTCCCGTTCCGTGGCGGCCGGGCAACCGAAGAGGCGTTCCCGCGGGCCGACCGTGTCGTGTCAGCGTCCGCACCCCGGCTGGACGAGTCACTGGCGTTCGATACAGACACCTACGCGGTAGTGATGAGCCACAACGCCGTGGACGACAGGCTCGCGGTAGAAGCGCTCCTGGAAACGCCCGTGCCGTACATCGGGTTGATGGGGCCTGAGGACCGGTTTCGTGAGATTATCGACGCGCTCGCGACGGAGGGGCGTACGCTGACCGACGCCGAGCTCGAGCGGGTGTACACCCCGATCGGGCTGGATCTCGGGGGTGGCGAGCCGTACCAGATCGCGGTGAGTATCGTTTCGGAGGTGCTTGCCGTCCACAACGGCCGCGCTCCGGGTCACTTGCGGGACCGGGGAGCACCCATCCACGACCGGTCCGGGCCGACAGGATAA
- a CDS encoding Rid family detoxifying hydrolase, whose translation MPQFHSSPAAPPEEQAYSHGVEANGFLFTAGQVPMTPDGDLVEGSVAEKTHRIMRNLEAILAEADRGFDDVVKTTAYFTDVEDFGEMDEAYAEYFEEEYPARDVIEVEALPAGATIELVMVVETGE comes from the coding sequence GTGCCACAGTTTCACTCCAGCCCGGCGGCACCCCCCGAAGAGCAGGCGTACTCCCACGGCGTCGAGGCCAACGGCTTCCTGTTCACCGCGGGCCAGGTCCCGATGACTCCCGACGGCGACCTGGTCGAGGGAAGCGTGGCGGAGAAGACCCACCGAATCATGCGAAATCTCGAAGCGATCCTCGCGGAGGCCGACCGTGGGTTCGACGACGTCGTGAAGACGACAGCCTACTTCACCGATGTAGAGGACTTCGGGGAGATGGACGAAGCTTACGCCGAGTACTTCGAGGAGGAGTATCCGGCACGCGACGTCATCGAGGTGGAGGCACTCCCGGCCGGCGCGACTATCGAACTCGTCATGGTCGTCGAAACCGGCGAATGA
- a CDS encoding aromatic-ring-hydroxylating dioxygenase subunit beta produces the protein MNEMTPPSAGGVSPETQREVEQFLYYEADLLDRFALEEWFGLLTEDFSIRAPIRSYTHPGTEHPEFSEDGYYIKNGHTMVRERVTRLKKEYAWAENPRSRVRHVLGNVYVTETEEGYDVINNQHVYRSKGDTADNDTISAQRETTLRDTDDGFRIADRTVYLDDSIVSTDNITLPLL, from the coding sequence ATGAATGAGATGACCCCCCCGTCCGCCGGCGGGGTCTCGCCGGAGACACAACGGGAGGTCGAGCAGTTTCTGTACTACGAGGCGGACCTGCTCGACCGGTTCGCCCTTGAGGAGTGGTTCGGGCTCCTCACGGAGGATTTCAGCATTCGCGCTCCGATCCGGAGCTACACGCATCCGGGGACGGAGCACCCGGAGTTCAGCGAGGATGGCTACTACATCAAGAACGGGCACACGATGGTCCGGGAACGAGTCACCCGATTGAAAAAGGAGTACGCGTGGGCGGAAAACCCGCGGTCCCGGGTCCGCCACGTCCTGGGGAACGTCTACGTCACCGAGACCGAGGAGGGGTACGACGTCATAAATAACCAGCACGTCTACCGGAGCAAGGGCGACACGGCGGACAACGATACCATCTCGGCACAGCGGGAGACGACGCTCCGTGACACCGACGACGGGTTCCGCATCGCCGACCGGACGGTGTATCTCGACGACAGCATCGTCAGCACCGACAACATCACCCTCCCGCTCCTGTAA
- a CDS encoding aromatic ring-hydroxylating oxygenase subunit alpha, with amino-acid sequence MAKSLSHAERLIEQTGADLENGEFPLKILNDESVYHEELRRVFTRSWNYLGHTSEFAEPGDYVRRHIGEDPYILTLDETGELHAFLDSCQHRGAQFCTADKGNTSHFRCPYHGWTYKNNGELQGMPHMGESYQALDTDDVSLEEAYLDTYKGLIFGRIVDEGPPLEESLGDLTYYLDVMFDITEEGMTVVTDAHRWESDHDWKTSADNFAGDNYHVLTTHQAGFEAENIDRGPWEELPPMEERKGKYNHLAVAEDEEGNYAGSLSLMVSYDTDTLMGYPEKLRDHFNPELSEEQIELFSQSLYYFGTIFPNTTIIHAVQAGGWGGPWACIRKWQPRGPGETEVISWWLVPKELEDDEEFMERSYRGWESLSPGGAFESDDLSIWNGISESSKSVTLETRKTSGNMQQGMEGMSDGLEDPEDPMFGPAEVTEYGGYYDERHSRGLLRAWYRQMSKGRPQPNGDGNDE; translated from the coding sequence ATGGCGAAATCGCTGTCCCACGCAGAGCGACTGATCGAACAGACGGGCGCCGACTTGGAGAACGGGGAGTTCCCGCTGAAGATCCTCAACGACGAGTCGGTATACCACGAGGAGCTCCGGCGGGTCTTCACGCGTTCGTGGAACTACCTCGGGCACACGTCGGAGTTCGCAGAGCCGGGGGACTACGTGCGGCGACACATCGGCGAGGACCCCTACATCCTGACACTCGACGAGACCGGCGAGTTACACGCGTTTCTCGACAGCTGTCAGCACCGGGGCGCCCAGTTCTGCACGGCCGACAAGGGAAACACCTCACACTTCCGGTGTCCGTACCACGGCTGGACGTACAAGAACAACGGGGAGCTCCAGGGGATGCCACACATGGGGGAGTCCTACCAGGCCCTGGACACCGACGACGTCAGCCTGGAGGAGGCGTATCTGGACACCTACAAGGGACTTATTTTCGGCCGTATCGTCGACGAGGGTCCCCCGCTCGAGGAATCGTTGGGGGACCTCACCTACTACCTCGACGTGATGTTCGACATCACGGAGGAGGGGATGACCGTCGTCACCGACGCTCACCGGTGGGAGTCCGACCACGACTGGAAGACCTCCGCCGACAACTTCGCCGGCGACAACTACCACGTGCTGACGACACACCAGGCGGGGTTCGAGGCCGAGAACATCGACCGGGGTCCCTGGGAAGAACTGCCACCGATGGAAGAGCGGAAAGGGAAGTACAACCACCTCGCGGTCGCGGAAGACGAGGAGGGGAACTACGCCGGGTCACTGAGCCTGATGGTCAGCTACGACACCGACACGCTGATGGGGTACCCGGAGAAGCTCCGGGACCACTTCAACCCGGAGTTGAGCGAGGAGCAGATCGAACTGTTCAGCCAGTCGCTGTACTACTTCGGGACGATCTTCCCGAACACGACGATCATCCACGCGGTCCAGGCCGGCGGCTGGGGCGGGCCGTGGGCCTGTATCCGGAAGTGGCAACCCAGGGGTCCGGGCGAGACCGAGGTCATCAGCTGGTGGCTGGTGCCCAAGGAGCTGGAGGACGACGAGGAGTTCATGGAGCGGTCCTACCGCGGCTGGGAGAGCCTCAGCCCGGGCGGGGCCTTCGAATCCGACGACCTGTCCATCTGGAACGGGATCTCCGAGTCGAGCAAGTCGGTCACACTGGAGACACGGAAGACATCCGGGAACATGCAACAGGGCATGGAGGGGATGAGCGACGGGCTGGAGGACCCCGAGGACCCGATGTTCGGGCCGGCCGAGGTCACGGAGTACGGCGGCTACTACGACGAGCGCCACTCCCGGGGGCTCCTCCGGGCCTGGTACAGGCAGATGTCCAAGGGACGACCGCAGCCGAACGGGGATGGAAACGATGAATGA